A genomic window from Cutibacterium acnes includes:
- a CDS encoding restriction endonuclease subunit M, protein MPSSDALIVVEDWISEHFFTTDARKESFQKLVLDRRKQWDGEDVPTTRTRFTERASKLATMLAALYSEDLDEAARAEAAEQAHEELLRVLGYSTGEFRIRRDGPVRWFSTAGIEQSALAVVTARPVETPDQLMVKDARTLPTPWRPSEDAPDSEEVHSTSRLVSTLFAPKEGPSFALIMAGRWLVVAEKGRWPEGRYLAVDVQTVAERADLKKGGEVDRALTCLEAASLAPDADGHVWWSEALDESIKHTVGVSQDLREGVRESIEIIANEVVSRRRDRGLEPLSQDQAQPLAMQSLRFLYRILFLLYAEASPELGVLPVGAPQYDSGYSLDRLRELVQVPLVTQRSMAGTHLYESLGTLFRLVDRGNLEDVDDATTGLSFHSLRADLFRPQATALIDEVGLGNQALQQVLERLLLSKEQHGRKGRERGYISYAELGINQLGAVYEGLMSYSGFFATEDLYEVAHDGNPQKGSWVVPLSRAHDIAQEDFVTVVDDHGARHPRIHRRGEFVFRLSGRARQQSASYYTPEVLTRFTVGQALEELLDDTTTAEEILHLSVCEPALGSGAFAIEATRQLAEQYLTRRQAELGRRIDPEDYPAQLQRTKAYIALHNVYEVDLNATAVEFAEITLWLDTMASGLDAPWFGLHLRRGNSLIGARHAVYTRDQLTSKAWLTTPPTDVPLTDLAARLDDDAVDPTQADGSIPHFLVPAAGWGSSADSKEAKTLVPQRVKDVKDWRKQFRRRPSRHDVTTLVELGHQVEDLWTMALRRLTVAEQQTSRDIALWGRNEAPSHRQVVTREQVEQSLADPDGAYQRLRLVMDAWCALWFWPLTTQVAPPSWAEWIDACTMLLGGRLSRADRRRDAPMLGSAQIWEALAAQEDLALASAGAATVAQTLDKHPWLQVCRQVAREQGFFHWQLDFAPVFARGGFDLQVGNPPWVRSILDMDALLAEGDPWWQLAGKTPEDVREQRRTVTLALPGLADSVCRGITDVSGTGSFVGHATNYPMLQGLQPDLYRCFMCQTWAHTSSRGTIGLVHPETHFTDEKAGHLREETYPRLRRHWQFVNELKLFDEVHDLVTYGVHVYGSPAQPHFLQASALYHPDTVVGSLRHDGSGGAPGFKVDGHWDQRPHAQRIETVTDETLATWRDILDPNLEAPRRTRMLYTVNRDVAETLQQLSKAPRLGSLSLRFSPGWHEKNDRTKGYFIQQWGTPDSWNDVILQGPHLHVATPFYKSPNPTMKHNQDWSVVDLETLPPDAIPVTSYKPAGDRAWYDADYTHWDGDPARDHYRLAWRAMAANTGERTLIPAIIPPGTAHPNGVFCVGGADNRILTACAGFASSLLLDFSARAAPKSGIYQAVFDRLPAPCQRHPLLPALLLRTLRLNCLTDAYADLWAECFDPSFTSDSWTIPDRATTPLGDVGPTWTSQTPLRRAVDRRQALVEIDALVALMLGITADQLCTVYRTQFAVLYGYDHDQYFYDAHGRLVPNQVLKVRRKKGEAITEAERTATTYRYDLPFHTYDRELDMHIAYVEFERRLETRGTDS, encoded by the coding sequence ATGCCAAGCAGTGACGCCCTGATCGTCGTCGAAGATTGGATCAGCGAGCACTTCTTCACCACCGACGCGCGTAAAGAATCCTTCCAGAAGCTCGTGCTGGACCGCCGCAAGCAGTGGGACGGCGAGGACGTCCCGACGACGCGGACGAGATTTACCGAGCGGGCCAGCAAACTCGCGACGATGCTGGCCGCGTTGTACTCCGAGGATCTCGACGAAGCAGCTAGAGCCGAGGCCGCCGAGCAGGCCCACGAGGAGTTGCTGCGCGTGCTCGGGTACTCGACCGGTGAGTTCCGCATCCGCCGCGATGGGCCAGTGCGATGGTTCTCGACGGCGGGCATCGAGCAGTCGGCGCTGGCCGTTGTCACAGCCCGGCCGGTGGAGACGCCCGACCAGCTCATGGTTAAGGACGCTCGAACTCTCCCCACACCGTGGCGGCCGTCGGAAGATGCCCCGGACAGCGAGGAGGTGCACTCGACAAGTCGGCTGGTGAGCACCCTGTTTGCTCCCAAGGAGGGGCCAAGCTTTGCGCTCATCATGGCCGGCCGCTGGCTCGTGGTTGCCGAAAAGGGACGGTGGCCCGAAGGGCGGTACCTGGCCGTCGACGTGCAGACCGTCGCCGAGCGGGCTGATCTGAAGAAGGGCGGCGAGGTTGACCGGGCTCTCACCTGCTTGGAGGCGGCCTCCCTGGCTCCCGACGCCGACGGCCACGTGTGGTGGTCCGAAGCCCTCGACGAGTCGATCAAGCACACCGTTGGGGTGAGCCAGGACCTGCGCGAGGGGGTCCGCGAGTCCATCGAGATCATCGCCAACGAGGTCGTCTCACGGCGCCGCGACCGCGGCCTGGAGCCGTTAAGCCAGGACCAGGCGCAGCCGCTGGCCATGCAGTCGCTGCGGTTCCTCTACCGGATCCTCTTCCTGTTGTATGCCGAGGCCTCCCCCGAGCTCGGGGTGCTGCCGGTGGGAGCCCCACAGTACGATTCCGGCTACTCGCTCGACAGGTTGCGCGAACTCGTGCAGGTTCCCCTCGTGACCCAGCGGTCGATGGCCGGCACCCACCTGTACGAAAGCCTGGGCACGCTCTTCCGGCTCGTCGACCGGGGCAACCTGGAGGATGTCGACGACGCGACGACCGGCCTGAGCTTCCACAGCCTGCGCGCCGATCTGTTCCGTCCCCAAGCGACTGCCCTCATCGACGAGGTGGGTTTGGGCAACCAGGCGCTGCAGCAGGTGCTGGAGCGGCTGCTACTGAGTAAAGAGCAGCACGGCAGGAAGGGCCGGGAGCGCGGGTATATCAGCTACGCCGAGCTCGGCATCAACCAGCTCGGCGCCGTCTATGAGGGTCTCATGAGCTATTCGGGGTTCTTCGCCACCGAGGATCTTTACGAGGTGGCCCACGACGGTAACCCGCAGAAAGGGTCGTGGGTGGTGCCACTGAGCCGGGCCCACGACATTGCTCAGGAGGACTTCGTCACCGTCGTCGACGACCATGGCGCACGACACCCGCGCATCCACCGGCGCGGCGAGTTCGTCTTCCGCCTCTCGGGCCGGGCCCGCCAGCAGTCGGCCTCCTATTACACCCCCGAGGTGCTGACGAGGTTCACCGTCGGTCAGGCGTTGGAGGAGCTACTTGACGACACCACCACCGCCGAGGAAATCCTCCACCTGTCGGTGTGTGAGCCGGCCCTGGGCTCAGGGGCGTTCGCCATCGAGGCTACCCGCCAGCTCGCCGAGCAGTACCTCACCCGTCGACAGGCCGAATTGGGCCGACGCATCGACCCGGAGGACTACCCTGCCCAGCTTCAGCGCACCAAGGCGTACATCGCCCTACACAACGTTTATGAGGTCGACCTTAACGCGACCGCGGTGGAGTTCGCCGAAATCACCCTGTGGCTCGACACCATGGCCAGCGGCCTCGACGCCCCCTGGTTCGGCCTGCACCTGCGCCGCGGAAACTCCCTCATTGGGGCACGCCACGCCGTGTATACCCGTGACCAGCTCACCTCGAAGGCCTGGCTGACCACCCCGCCGACTGATGTTCCTCTCACCGACCTGGCCGCCCGACTGGACGACGACGCAGTGGACCCGACGCAGGCCGACGGCAGCATCCCGCACTTCCTCGTGCCCGCCGCCGGCTGGGGGTCGAGCGCCGACTCCAAGGAGGCCAAGACGCTGGTGCCGCAGCGCGTCAAAGACGTCAAGGACTGGCGCAAGCAGTTCCGACGTCGCCCCAGCCGCCACGACGTCACCACCCTCGTGGAACTCGGCCACCAGGTCGAGGACCTGTGGACGATGGCACTGCGTCGGCTCACCGTGGCCGAGCAGCAGACGAGCCGCGACATCGCCCTGTGGGGTCGCAACGAAGCTCCCTCGCATCGACAGGTCGTCACCCGGGAACAGGTGGAACAGTCCCTGGCCGACCCCGACGGCGCCTACCAGCGGCTGCGGCTCGTCATGGACGCCTGGTGCGCCCTATGGTTCTGGCCACTGACCACCCAGGTGGCCCCGCCGAGCTGGGCCGAGTGGATCGACGCCTGCACAATGCTGCTGGGCGGGCGTCTTAGCCGGGCCGATCGACGCCGCGACGCCCCCATGCTCGGCTCCGCCCAGATCTGGGAGGCGCTGGCCGCCCAGGAGGACCTAGCCCTCGCCAGTGCCGGCGCCGCGACCGTCGCGCAGACCCTCGACAAGCACCCGTGGCTGCAAGTGTGCCGCCAGGTCGCCCGGGAGCAGGGGTTTTTCCACTGGCAACTCGACTTTGCACCGGTCTTCGCCCGGGGCGGCTTCGACCTGCAGGTCGGGAATCCGCCGTGGGTGCGGTCCATCCTCGACATGGATGCCCTACTCGCCGAGGGCGATCCGTGGTGGCAGTTAGCAGGGAAGACTCCCGAGGACGTTCGCGAACAGCGCCGCACGGTCACCCTCGCCCTGCCCGGTCTCGCCGACTCGGTGTGCCGAGGTATCACCGATGTATCCGGGACAGGCTCATTCGTCGGGCACGCCACGAACTATCCCATGCTCCAGGGCCTGCAACCCGACCTCTACCGGTGCTTCATGTGCCAGACATGGGCGCACACATCTTCACGGGGCACCATCGGGCTCGTACACCCCGAGACCCACTTCACCGACGAGAAGGCCGGGCACCTGCGCGAAGAGACCTACCCGCGGCTGCGTCGGCACTGGCAGTTCGTCAATGAACTCAAGCTCTTCGACGAGGTGCATGATCTGGTCACCTACGGGGTCCACGTCTACGGCTCGCCCGCGCAACCGCACTTCCTTCAGGCAAGCGCCCTCTACCATCCCGACACGGTCGTGGGCTCGCTGCGCCACGACGGGTCGGGTGGGGCACCCGGATTCAAGGTCGACGGGCACTGGGATCAGCGTCCGCACGCACAGCGCATCGAGACGGTCACCGACGAGACCCTCGCGACGTGGCGAGACATCCTCGATCCCAACCTTGAGGCGCCGCGGCGGACGCGGATGCTCTACACGGTCAACCGGGACGTGGCGGAGACCCTCCAACAATTGTCCAAAGCACCCCGGCTTGGGTCCCTCAGCCTCCGGTTCTCTCCCGGATGGCACGAAAAGAACGACCGCACCAAGGGCTACTTCATCCAGCAGTGGGGAACCCCCGATTCCTGGAACGACGTCATCCTCCAAGGCCCGCACCTTCACGTGGCGACGCCCTTCTACAAGTCGCCAAACCCGACCATGAAGCACAACCAGGACTGGTCTGTGGTCGACCTGGAGACGCTTCCTCCCGACGCCATTCCTGTCACCTCGTACAAACCGGCGGGAGACCGTGCCTGGTATGACGCCGACTACACCCATTGGGACGGCGACCCGGCCCGTGACCACTACCGTCTGGCGTGGCGCGCGATGGCAGCCAACACTGGTGAGCGCACCCTCATCCCAGCCATCATTCCGCCTGGCACAGCACACCCTAATGGAGTGTTCTGCGTGGGAGGTGCTGACAATCGGATTCTCACCGCTTGCGCAGGGTTCGCATCAAGTCTTCTCCTCGACTTCTCTGCTCGTGCCGCCCCCAAGAGCGGCATCTACCAAGCTGTGTTCGACCGGCTTCCTGCACCTTGCCAACGCCATCCACTGCTGCCAGCACTTCTCCTGCGCACCCTCCGCCTCAACTGCCTTACCGACGCCTACGCCGATTTGTGGGCCGAGTGCTTCGACCCCAGCTTCACGTCGGACTCATGGACCATCCCCGACCGTGCCACGACTCCCTTGGGGGATGTCGGCCCCACATGGACGTCGCAGACCCCGCTGCGTAGGGCTGTCGACCGGCGTCAGGCCCTCGTCGAGATCGACGCCCTCGTGGCTCTCATGCTTGGCATCACCGCCGACCAGTTGTGCACCGTGTACCGCACCCAGTTCGCAGTCCTGTACGGCTACGACCATGACCAGTACTTCTACGACGCCCACGGGCGCCTCGTCCCGAACCAGGTGCTCAAGGTGCGGCGGAAAAAAGGCGAGGCCATCACCGAGGCCGAGCGCACTGCCACCACCTACCGCTACGACCTACCCTTCCACACCTATGACCGCGAACTCGATATGCACATCGCCTACGTTGAGTTCGAGCGTCGACTGGAGACCCGAGGAACCGATTCATGA
- a CDS encoding helicase-related protein — protein MKRRHRNDPEVSSVAGADWAKRKPPQNLLVKATAAEDAVADELEQVWLHPTGSSPYSGAASALFPWTIAKAFLSSPAALRQTISERRRRITAHPTTPDQQVEIEALDRLNELNDAVFDSSAKYDELVRYLRSIGIDRRSSERVVVFAERVATLCWLRDRLRGDLCLAEDQIAVLHGGLSDTEQQQIVESFKQSNSPIRVLVTGDVASEGVNLHQQCHELIHFDIPWSLIRIEQRNGRIDRYGQRHSPQITTLLLEPSNPVFRGDLRVLSRLLKREQEAHEALGDAGSLMGRYSASAEEEDIKLVLAGRRDFNDVVRSVDELSPEDSLACLLASLNAPTDDKPPSAKFTEPSPLYPRPVDFLREALEAYYTTSSAAPTDTGRGGGVSWRDHGDGVVEFIPPADLRQRLEVLPQSYLQDRHVLERFSLATDETVAQAQLVRALTDDSDSSWPEAHYLSPLHPVLDWAADRALSKLSRNAVYVVRGKVDLPAVLAVGTLTDRRGLVVAASWMCIRFLDPENLTSPWITMHTSSADMLADVGVGADMSNPGPVARPDDLKPLVELAMNAADEELKSTFDAAKEGTQDRIAAWNHKTVAWQEDSQTLIPNHALRIRRTSVEEEKQLIADMEPQQKLARPLLVVVPENYPTAHEECAHAKQ, from the coding sequence GTGAAGCGACGCCACCGCAACGACCCCGAGGTGTCCAGCGTCGCCGGGGCCGACTGGGCTAAGCGCAAACCACCGCAGAACCTCCTGGTCAAGGCCACTGCGGCCGAGGACGCCGTCGCCGACGAATTGGAGCAGGTCTGGCTGCATCCCACCGGATCGTCCCCGTACAGCGGCGCAGCCTCCGCCCTCTTCCCATGGACCATCGCTAAGGCCTTTTTGTCCTCCCCGGCTGCCCTGCGTCAAACTATTAGCGAGCGCCGTCGACGCATCACCGCACACCCGACGACACCGGATCAGCAGGTCGAAATTGAAGCGCTGGATCGATTGAACGAATTAAACGACGCCGTTTTCGACTCGTCAGCCAAATACGATGAATTAGTGCGTTACCTACGCAGTATCGGCATTGATCGACGCAGCTCGGAGCGAGTGGTTGTCTTCGCCGAACGGGTCGCCACTCTCTGCTGGCTGCGTGACCGCCTCAGGGGCGATCTCTGCCTCGCCGAGGACCAGATCGCGGTGCTACACGGTGGCCTGAGCGACACCGAACAACAGCAGATCGTCGAATCCTTCAAGCAGTCGAACTCTCCCATCCGCGTACTGGTCACCGGTGACGTCGCCAGCGAGGGAGTCAACCTGCACCAGCAATGCCACGAACTCATTCACTTCGACATCCCTTGGAGTCTCATCCGGATCGAGCAGCGCAATGGCCGCATCGACCGATACGGGCAACGTCATTCCCCGCAAATCACCACCCTGCTGTTGGAACCGTCGAACCCGGTCTTTCGCGGCGACCTTCGGGTGCTGTCACGTCTGCTCAAGCGCGAGCAGGAGGCTCACGAGGCACTCGGCGACGCCGGCAGTCTCATGGGCCGTTACAGCGCCAGTGCCGAGGAGGAGGACATCAAGCTGGTTCTGGCAGGCCGTCGAGATTTCAACGACGTTGTCAGGAGTGTCGACGAGTTGTCACCCGAGGACTCCCTGGCCTGTCTGCTGGCCTCCCTCAACGCGCCGACCGACGACAAGCCTCCGTCGGCCAAGTTCACCGAGCCGAGCCCGCTGTACCCCCGGCCCGTCGACTTCCTGCGTGAAGCATTGGAGGCCTACTACACCACGTCGTCGGCAGCCCCGACGGATACCGGTCGCGGTGGCGGCGTCTCGTGGCGGGACCACGGTGACGGCGTCGTCGAGTTCATTCCGCCTGCGGACTTGCGGCAACGCTTGGAGGTACTACCGCAGAGCTATCTGCAGGACCGCCACGTGCTTGAGCGGTTCTCGTTGGCCACTGACGAGACAGTCGCTCAGGCGCAGCTTGTCCGGGCCCTCACCGACGATTCCGACAGTTCCTGGCCCGAGGCCCATTACCTGAGCCCCCTGCATCCAGTGCTGGACTGGGCCGCTGATCGCGCGCTGTCGAAGTTGTCTCGCAATGCTGTCTATGTGGTGCGAGGCAAGGTCGACTTGCCCGCCGTCTTAGCCGTTGGCACGCTCACAGATCGTCGCGGACTAGTGGTGGCAGCGAGCTGGATGTGTATTAGGTTCCTCGATCCGGAAAACCTAACCTCCCCTTGGATCACCATGCATACGTCGTCGGCCGATATGCTCGCGGACGTCGGCGTCGGCGCTGATATGTCCAATCCAGGGCCCGTCGCACGGCCTGATGATCTTAAGCCCTTGGTGGAGCTCGCCATGAACGCCGCGGACGAGGAACTCAAGTCCACGTTCGACGCTGCCAAGGAGGGTACACAAGATCGGATCGCCGCATGGAACCACAAGACCGTCGCATGGCAGGAGGACTCGCAGACCCTCATCCCTAACCATGCCCTGCGCATCCGGCGAACCTCCGTTGAGGAGGAGAAGCAGCTCATCGCCGATATGGAGCCGCAGCAGAAGTTGGCGCGGCCCCTGCTCGTCGTCGTGCCGGAAAACTACCCGACCGCTCATGAGGAGTGTGCCCATGCCAAGCAGTGA